CATCAGAAGCTAAATTAGTGGTTTCTTTTGGGTCTTTTTTCAGGTTGAACAATTCTTCATAAACCGCTGGTTCACCGTTTAAAGGTCCGTCTGCATAATCACGATATACGGCAATGTCCGGATCGTGAACCTTATAAAGCATTGCACTGGTATTTATACCCATGGCTTTAGCTGTCGCTATCTTTTTTAAGGCCGAAAAATTCTCGTTCTTATAATACCGAATGTATTTCCATTCGTGGTCTTGAACAGACTCGCATCTAGGGTTACCAAACTGGGTAGACCATAAATTCTCGGTATATAGAAAAGGGCGAACTTCTTCTTCCTCTCCGGCTAAAAGGTGCGTTAGGTTTTTACCTTGGTACGTATCTGGAATAGCCACGCCTGCCATAGTCATCATGGTTGGTGCAATATCTATACTTTGTACCAAAGCATCAGAAGTTTTCCCCCTTTTTGATTTCTTTGTGTTTGGATTAAAGATTATCATAGGTACATGCGTAGTTTCTTCGTAACACAAAGCCTTTCCACCAAGTCCGAACTGGCCCATGAAAAGTCCGTGGTCAGAAGTAAAAACAATAACGGTATTCTTGTCTATTTTTTGGTCCTTCAAAGTTTGTCTAAGCTCTCCTAGTAGACGGTCAATACCTGTCATAGCTTCCATTTGCCTTATGTAACGCTCTCTAAAACCTTCTGGCGTATCTACATAATCATAACCCACCTGACGATCTTCCGCGTGATGTATTTCTGCAGGTAATTTTGGTGCTTTTATATCTTTTCTAGCGACATAATTTTCTGGTAACGGAATATTCTGGTCGCGATAAAGCGTTTTGTAAATCTCATCGTCAGAATCACGCATTTGCATAGAACCTGTTCCCGCTCCGTGAGGAAGGTTAAAACATACGGAAAGCATAAAAGGCTTATCCGTAGGTCTGTTGTCTATGAATTTTATGGCCCCACCTAATTTCTGCTCATTGGATAAAAAATCTTGAATTCCTTCACCAACCACTTCTACTTGGGTGTCGTTTTTAGCATCTTTAAAAATACTGTGACGGTCTTTTGGATAGAAGCCCAGATGACCATGGCCTGCGTACCAGTAATCAAAGCTCTTTTCCATGAGTCCGCTATCATAACCACCCTCTCCAACAGGAACATGGTTTTTCCCTACCCAACCGGTGTAATACCCATTTTCACGCATAACCATAGGATAGGTATTGTTCCAACCTTCTTTGGACATACTGGTGCCGGAATTAAAGTTTATACCGTGTTTTCTCTCAAACTGACTTGTTAGAATACTGGCTCTACTTGGTGTGCAAATAGCAGTAGTTATATGGGCATTGGTGAACAAAACCCCATCACTAGCCAATTTATCTAGGTTTGGCGTTTTTACAATGGTATTGCCCGTACAGCCCATGAGGCCGTACTGCTGGTCATCCGTTAATATAAAGATGAAATTTGGCTGCTCTTGTGCCCAACCGGATACGGTTGCTGCGGCGTAAATGCAGAGCATAATGACCAAATTTTTCACCAATTTTAATTGAAAGTCCTGTTTCATATTATATTTCCTAAATTATAATTCTCTTCTTATTTTCCTGTTGGACCTTGGGCTTTTTTGCGCATGCCCTGTAAAGCTTTTTCTTCTTTAAGAACATTTTCACGGTGCGGGTCTAACCAACCAGGAACTAGGTTTTTAGCATCCCAAGCCGTGTATGCTTTTTCTAGTTCAGCAATTTTTTCAGGATGCTTATCTGCTATATCCGTTCGTTCCCAAGGGTCGCTTTTTAGATTGAAAAGCAACGTTTTGTTCTTGTATGAACTCTTATAAAGTTTGTAATCACCTATTCTAACGGCATACTCAAATCCGCCAACGGAACGCCAGAACAATTTTTCATGGGGAGTGCCGGTTTTTCCATCTAAAATATAGGGTAGGAGAGTGGTGCCGTCTAATTGTGTTTCTTTTGTAACATCACCGCCAGCGGCTTCTAGAAAAGTTGGGAAAAGGTCCAATGAGCTAATAGGTTTCTCATAATGTTGACCCGCTTTCAATTTCTCTGGCCAAGTGATAAAAAAGGGAACTTTTATTCCACCTTCAAACAACATGCCTTTGTGCCCTCTGTACGGTCGGTTGTCAGCATGTTCCGTACGTCCTCCGTTATCACTTAAAAATACTAAAATTGTGTTTTCTTTCATACCATTTGCAACTAGTGTAGAGTCTATTCTACCTACGTTTGCATCAACAGCATTTACCATGGCGGCATAGATACTGCGCCCACCATATTCAATATGTTTTGTGTTTTCTAAATATTGTTGGGTAGCATGGTCAGGAGCGTGTGGTGCGTTGTATGCCAAGTACATGAAAAATGGTTTATCATCTTTCTTGGTAATAAAATCGATGGCCTCATTTGTGAAATCATCGGTTAGGTACCGTAATTCATTTTGAGGAACCGGTTTACCATTTCTAACAATGGTTTTAATAGGACCATCGGGTACGCCCCAATAGTTCATTCCACCACCGGCAAAACCGAACCAATGGTCAAAACCTTGTTGAGTAGGATGAAGGCTAGAATGATCGCCCAAGTGCCATTTTCCAATAGCGCTTGTGCGATATCCACGTTCTTTTAAGGCTTCAGGAATCATTTTTTCAGAAAGTGGAGTCCCAACCGTATCATCATTTTCCGCCTTGTATGGCATATTACAATCGTGACCAAAACGAGCCTGATAACGACCGGTTAAAAGTCCCGCACGTGAAGGACTGCAGTACGGATGTGAAACATACCCGTTATCGAAAATCACCCCTTGGGAGGCTAATTTGTCCAAATTTGGGGTGGGAATATCCGTTGCTCCGTTAAAGCCAACATCTGCCCAACCTTGGTCATCCGTTAGGACAACGATAATATTTGGCTTTTTTTCTTGTGCTACACTGGGTAGGGCCGTTAGGAAACCTAACGCAAAAGTGAATAAAAGTTTAGTGTTCTTCATTATATAAGTTCTAATTATTTTAAAGTGATTTTGTAAACCAGAGCAGCTTCAGCTTCAGCAGGCATTTTTCTTGGAGAAGTAACCGTAAGACCTTCTTCTGTTTTCTCCCATTTTATTTTTTGTTTACTTCCTAAAACAGAAACAGATTTAACGTTCATATCCTTGGCTTTGTTGGCAAAAGCTGTTAGTACCGTTTGTTTGTTTTCTCCTGGCCAACCTAATTGTATAGCGTACACCGTTTTGTTGTTTTTGGTATACCGAATATCTTTTGAATTTAAGTCGTATAAGCCGGCTTTTATAGCGCCGTAAGCATTCCATTCATCCTCAGGGTTACGCTTCATTTCCGTTGGTCCTTGACCATATGCTACAAAAGGACGTGTATAATAAATTGCTTCGCCATATAATTTTAACCAAGCGCCGATCCCTTCCATAGCTATAGCTTGTTCTTCTGGAATAATACCTTTTGCCATGGGAGCTGCAGCTAAAATCATTACGCCGTTTTTACTCACTACTTCGGCCAAAATCCGAATGGCTTTTTTAGGGTCTAAAGCAGTACGTTTATCTTTGTTATAACCCCAAGAACTACCCAACTGAAAATCGGTTACCCAGACTTCTGGGGCGATATCTATAACCGTAGCTCTTTCTAAATTTACAACAGCTAAATCCGTTGGAAAAAATGACCCTTTGGTGTTAACCACTACCTCTTTATTCTGCTCTTTTGCTTTGTTGAAATAGTTGGCCAGAAATTGTTTGCGGTAATCCTCTTGAATATACCCTTGGGCAAAATCCATCCAAATATAATCCGGAGAATAGGAGTTGATTACTTCATTCAATTTTCCTAGCCAGATATCACATTCTTCCTTATAAGTGGTATTTCCGTAAAGAATACGGTACTCATCTTCTTGAGGAACTTCCGGGTTAGCATAGGTTACTGCATGCATGCTTACGGGGCGCAGAAAACTGTTTTCTTTTTTGGGATAAAAATGCATGTGAAAACCATGGTGAAAAGTGGTCATGAATTTTAAATTGCGCTTTTTTACTTCGTCACCAATTTGTTTAACTACATCAATTTTAGGGCCTTTATCAAAGGAGTTCCACGGATTTACGTCACTTTCCCAAAGCGAAAATCCGTCATGGTGTTCAGCAATGGTTCCAATGAATTTAGCACCCATATTCTCGAACATATCAACCCAACGCTCCGCAGAAAATTTTTCTGCTTTCCATTGCGGGATAAAATCGTGATAATCTACATCTCTTCCGTAAGTTTTGGTATGGTAGTCATAGACATCTTTGCCCCAACTTTTTTGACGATCACTTTCATACATAAAACGCCCGTACCATTCATTTCCATTAGCAGGAACATTGTATACGCCCCAGTGAAAATATACGCCTAACTTGGCATCTGCAAACCATTCAGGGGTTGCTTTATGTTGTTTGAGGTTTTCCCATTCTGGCTCAAATTTTTCTTGAGCGTTGGTTACAGCCATAAGGCCCAATAGTAAAAGAAGGGCAATCTTGTTTTTCATTTAAATAGAGTATGCTTGTTTTTATTTTAATTCTTGAATTTTAATATTCCTGTAGATAATTTCAGAGCCTTCTGCCTGTAAGGCAATGTTCCCTTTTTCTAAAGGAGTATCATCGGCATTTAAGAAGTCTTTCAGTTCGTTTACCAGTTGGCCGTTTTCAAAGAACTTGGCACTTTTTGAACCTCTTACTTCTACGCGAACTTTGTTCCAGCCATCAACTTCATGATTGCCGTATTTGTCGCCTTCTATATATGTTTTTTTGCCACTAGAATCCAGTAATTTTTCAGAACCATCTTTTTGAAACCAGCTCACTTTTGGGCCTTTTATGACCCATAGGTCACCCGTGTCACCTTCCTGAATTTGACATTCTAGACACGTGGGCCAGACTACTTTTTCTCCTTTAATATGAAAAACGATACCAGCATCCCGTTTGGCTTCCAGGCGAGGAGCAAATTTGCGTTCTCCCCACTTATATTCAAGTTCTAGATTAAAATGACTGTATTCTTTATTAGTGGTAATCATGCCAAAAGGAGCTTCGTCTCCTTTCCAAGTATAGAGGACCTCTATTTTATTCTTTTTAATTTCAAATAATTTCTGATTATCGGTCAGCTCATTTGGAGTGATGGTGTAACTGGTACCAAGTTCCCCTTTTGGAAATGGGTTGGCCCATTCTACTTTTGATTCCTGAGCAGAAAGAGATAACAGGGCACTTAAAAAGAGCGCCAATGTTATAATTGAAGTGATTTTGATTTTCATTTGGTTTAGTATAGTAACACAGGGGCCAAATTCTTAAATTAATGTCCGTTGATAGGCAACGAACATTTTTTAAACTACCACATATGTTCATTCTAGACCAATTTCGGCATAATTATGCCTCAGTACTGACCAAATGATGAAAATTCTGTAAAAAGAACGGTTTTAATTGTAGATACGTATGACCTCGCCATGGCCTTTTCCGTTCACACTACGAACGTATCCGTTAATCACTTTTTTCATGGGAATAGGGTTGTGCCCTGGGAAATAATCCTTATATTTTTCATAGGCATCTTCTACCATACCGGAAGAAACGGCATTTACCCTTACACCGTTTTCTATTTCTAATGCTACAGCTTGTACAAAGCTATGGATAGCTCCGTTTACCATCGCGGCACTAGTGGTCATGGCCACGGGGTCATCTGCCAAAATACCTGTGGAAAGGGTTATAGAACCTTGTGGTGCAAGAAACTTTTGGCCTATGCCAACCAAGTTGACCTGACCCATTAATTTACTGTTCAGTCCTATATGAAAATCGTCTTCAGTAAGGTCATCAAAATTATCCCACTTGGCTTCACCGGCAATACATATTATAGCATCAAATAGCCCTGCTTGCTCAAACATTTTAGATATAGAGGAACTGTCTTTAATATCCACAAGAAAATCACCAGTTGTTCTCCCTGCAATTAGTACTTCATTTTCTTGAGAAAAATGAGCAGCTACTTTTGTTCCTATAGTTCCGTGTCCTCCAATGATTAAGATTTTCATAGTTTTTTTATTTTAGGTCAACCGTTTTCTATTGTTCTGTTTTGGTCCTTTTCTTCTAGTTTTGTAAATAGTTAGGGTAGCAATAATACTCCACAACATATTAGATACAAATGGGGGAATGGCGCTGTAGTAATAACAATTTGTCGCGATTAATAATCCACCAAGCAGGTTTAAGTACTTACTGTAGCCTAAATACTTTTTGTTTTCCATCATTGTGATGGCGTAGGCCAGGATAATGAGCCCCGAGCCCACCCATCCAAAAATATCAATAAGGAGTTTCATCTTAAATAGTAATATCTATATATGTCGATTTGTTAGGTTAAATTTTTATAATAAATACTTTGCAAATTCAGTAATTAAAGCTTCATTTCTTTTAAAATAGGACCATTTTCCGTGTCGTGTCATGACCAATAATCCGCATTTTTCCATATTGGTCAAGTAGTTTGAAATCGTAGATTGCGATAGTCTAGATTTCTCATGGATGTATGTAGCACATACTCCATCGTTAAAATGGTCTATACTAATATGAGGAGGAAAATTATTTTCAGGTTCTCTCAGCCATTCCATTATCTGCATTCGAGTCTGATTAGATAAACATTTACTAATTTCAACTGCCTCTTTTACATCCATAGATACAAATATCGGTATTTATCGATATGTAGTGGAAATTTTAACATTTTTTTATTTAGGAAAATGCTGTACCGGACCGTTGCCTTTACCCAAGGTTTTGTCTTTACCCTGTGTAATGGCTTCATTTAAATAAGAGCAAGCATTAATTACTGCTTCTTCTAAGGTGAGTTCTAAACTTAATTGTGCGGCGATAGCGGAAGACAGTGTACAACCCGTACCATGCGTATTTTTTGTTTTTATGCGTGGGTTATGAATAAAAATAACTTGCTGGGTGTCATATAAAAATAGGGTATCGGTCATTTGTTCGGAATCCTCTAAATGACCTCCTTTTAGTAAAACTGATGTTTTAAATGTTTCACCAATTTCTTGTGCGGCCTCACCAAGCTTCTCAGAATCTATTTTTTTATCAATTAAAATCTCAGCTTCGGGAATATTAGGTGTAATAAGGCGAGCATCACTGAGAAAGGACTTAAGGCTGGCCACTGCGGTTTTATTCAAAAGTCTATCTCCAGAAGTAGCTATCATTACAGGGTCTAAAACAATATTCTTTACAGAATATTCTTTTAGTGTTTTTTTTACGGTTTCAATGACCTCAGCAGAGTGGAGCATACCAATTTTTATTGCTCCAAAATCAATATCCTCAAGAACGGCTATTAATTGCTTACGAATATGTGATACAGGAATAGGGTGAATATCAAAAACGCCTTGTGTGTTTTGTGCGGTAGTAGCTGTAATGACCGAGGCGGCAAAAGCACCATTGGCACTTATACTTTTTATATCCGCTTGGATACCTGCGCAGCCTCCTGAGTCACTTCCGGCGATAGTAAGTACGCTATTATAAGTTGAGTTCATGAGTAGTGAAGGAGTTCAAACTAATTAAAGGTTTCAAATGTATAGAATTAATTTAAAATGAGTAGGGCAAATGACGAGCTAACAATATCAAAATTTCCTACAATTTTTAAAAATGCACATACAGGGCTGAGCCTGATAACTACACTTGCTCCCCGATTTTAAAACTGTAAAATAGTGACGTATTTTTAGGGTTTAGCTACAGATATTTTTATCGATTTACTACAACGTTAGAGTTTAGTATTCTCGTTTTTAAATTTGGATAGGTTCATGTTTATTGTTTTCAGGGGGTTTGTCGACGAAATGCATAAAATGGATGATGTCTTATATACAAAAGTCGAAGTTTTACATACAATCCTGCCTGAGTAGACAACAATTACTCGAATTTCATTATCCCTAATAATATATTTGATAACATTAACTATATTTATGTAGTATTTTACTTACTTTAATAGTAATCTACGTTGAACTAACCACCAGACATTATGTATTCTTCACTTAAAACCCTTCTGCTTACTCTGTTTCTTATATTATTCTATGCTACTTGTATAAATGCTCAAATAGATAGTAATCGATACACAGTTACATTAAACCCAGAACCACTAGCTACATGCGGAGGTGCTAATAATTCCTTAGAAGAGGTTTTTATAAGAGGTAAAAATCCAGATTGTCATGATTTTAGTATAACATTTGATCTTCCTGCTGGTGTAGAGTATGTAGCAAACACTGCTGTAATAACTGCTCAATTAGGTTCTAGTGATTATGTTCTTACTGAAGGTGGAACGCCTTCGGACCCTATTTTTACGATTCAGCGTCCGAGTGATGCCAATTGGCTAAATGGTGATGAGGTAACTTTCACTTTTGAACGTAGTGCGAACTGTGATGCGGTACAATTCTTAAATTCTGGCGGGCTGTTTAAAGATGCTCATACGATTAACTTTCAAGATGCTGGTGGTGCTAATTCGGATTCGGATACCATCGAGACTGTATCTTCTTATTCCTTATTGGCAGCATCATTAAATATTTCTTCAATTACAACGGTTAATGCCAACGTTGGTGAATCATATACTAGGAATATTACACTCGCCCAAGGTGGTAACGGATGTACGGAAACATTTACCTACTATGTTGATTTGGGAGTAGATGTAGATGATGAGTATACATTATCTTATGCAGGTACGGAGTTAACCCCTGCATCAATTAATGGGCAGGTTTTAACCTATTTAATTGATTTAAACGCAGCTCCTTTTGCAGGAGTTGTCGGCAATAATGATAATTGCTTTGATAATGGTGAGGTTATTGTATTTCAAGAAGAATTTAGAGTAGATGATTGTGTAGATACTGCTATTGTCCATAATGCCTATTGGGGTTGTAATGCTGGCGAAACTTGCCAGGCTGCCGAACCACAAACGGGTTCTTTAAATTTTGGTGCCAATGTACCAGATATAGCAATTTCAAAAGTAGGTTCTACCACACCAGATTTATGTGGTGCAGTAACCTATACTATTAGAATAGAAAACACAAATACTGCTGTAGGTTCTATGGCTTTGGACTTAGGTATTAATATTGGTAGAGGTGCAAATGCAACTCCAGTTTCAACAGCAGATTCTAATCCTTTATGGGGCTATGAGCGCTTTGAAACTCGACAATTTTCAAATTTTAGATTTGGAACAAACCCTACTTTCACACCTAATAATTTAGCAAGTGATACTTATGTAACTACGACAACGAATACAATACCGCCAGATTTTTTCAATTCTGATCCTGATGGACCAGGAGGTTTTGATGATTTGGATAATGACGGATATTACGATGATTTGGCGCCAGGGGATGCTATAGAACTATCTTTTGACTTCACATTAACACCAAAAGATGATTGTGGTGTAAGTAGATTGGATTATTTGGGTTGGGAACATAACTATATAGATACCTATTTTAAGGATCAATGTAAGAGCGACCGGATTCCAGAACGTATCGATATTGGGTATTTCAATATTATTAGAGATTACCAAGATGTTACAGAAGTTGAAGCACCAACAGATATCGTAAATAATGAAGATTTTGTTGTGAGTATCGCCCCGGCATTCTATGCGGGTGGAGCAGGTTTACCTACTATAGACGGTACGGCTATGTTTTCTAATGATGCCTCTTCAGTATGGAGTATAACACTTACAGTACCTACAGGTATGGCGTTGCAAACACCATTACCGGCTGGTTTTACTCAAAGTGGGAACGAAGTAACGTATTCAACAACAGACATGTATGCAGGAAAATTTAAAGAATGGGTAGATTTTCCGATGACCTTTACATGTGGTCCAAATGGTGTTCAGTCTATACCGTATACAACTAATTACACGGCAACAAGCGGTGCTGGTGTCTGTTGGTCTCAAGATATTCATTGTGGTACAGTAAATATATACACACATTGCCCTGGTGGTTGTGTAGGTCCTGCAATTGAAGGCTTTAAAGCGAGAAGACTTACTGCTGGTTGGACAGATGATACTATGACCACTAAAGTTGTTTTAGATGATAATACAGATGGTATTAAAAAATACCTAGCTGGCGATCAAATGAAAATCACTACAACGGCTTCTATTAACAATATTTCTTTGGATAACCTTTATTTCGATTTAACATATGATACAGCTAGTTTAGCTGCTGGCGGTTCGGATATCATTACATTGATAGATACTAAGATTACCATCAATGATAATAGTGCTGGAACTTCAGATTCACGTGCAATTACAAATGCACCGGTTTTAACAACCAACGGCACTACAGAGCATATGCTAAGTTTCGATTTGAGTGATGAGAAAGATTTGATAAACGCTGCTTATTTATTCGAAGGCGATGCTACAGATAGGGATATTATAGAACTTGAATTGACTTTTGAGTTCAGTAAAGATTTTCAAGATATAGCCTATTTTGAACTTACCAATTTAAGAGGTGAATTCTTTGCTTTTACTGATTACCCAGCAAACACTGCACCTAATAGAGTAGGGTGTGATACCTGGGGAGATAGAGCATATTATTCTAGACCTAGAATTTATGGTGCAAACTTATCTCATGCTACTAATGGATGTACGCCTTCCAATGGGATCATATATAATATGGTAAAAAATATGGCACCGGCTGATATGCATGCTGATGAATACAGACCTTTGACGTTATGGACATCAACTGTAGTAGATATTCCTGAAGGAGCAAGATTTACAGGAAATATAACCTCTATACAGTTTCAAGGTGCATATTCTACCACTACAGGAGAATTCATAGCGACAGAAAGTGGTGATCAAATAATTATTACCCCTGGTCCTAACTTTAAGAATAGGGATCAAGGTGCTCTAGTAATTCCTCGACTATATGTAGAATTTATGGGTACTTGTGAATCACCTGCGGTTGCGCAGTATGATTTTACGGTTAATTATGACGATTTTGCTTATGCAACCCCAGTACCTTCAAGTTATACTTATACGAATACATTTAGTTACACACAACCTACGTTTCAAATTCAATCGCCATTGCCAACGGTCAATGGAGATGCATATACAGTAGATTTTGATACTAACATTAGTAATACCAGTCCAGAAGATGTAGACTATAATTGGTTACAGGTTACTTCACCAGTAGGTATTAATATAACAGGCGCATTTTCTGTTGCTGCCGGTGTTGAAACACCAGTTAATTATTATCAATCAGGAGATAAAACTTGGATTGAAGCTGGTACTGTTGCTTCGGGTGCTACAAAATCTTTAAGGTTTAAGGCAGACTTTGATGACTGTCAAGATCAAACTGTCTTAGTGGAACATGGATGGGATTGTTCGGGTTATCCTGGGTACCCCGATACTAGTGTCACCGTTTCGGATTTCCAGGCAATTGGTGCAACTTGTTACCAGAACTCTACTTCTATAACTTTAGAACCTAAAGGTTCACAGGTTCAAGTGGCCATTACTAACCAGCCTAGCGCGGCACAAGCTTTGTGTACGCCTTTTAATATAGGGGTTGATGTCATTAGCGCACAATTAGGGGATTTAATAAATCCGTCGTTGCAGTTTGCTATTCCTGGTGGGGACGGTGGTATAACTATTGTTAGTACAGATGTTACTTACCCCAAGGGTTCACTTGATCCTGCTGATACTCAATCGGTAACGGTTACTATAGAAAATGGTATTGCCAAAGTAAATTTATTGGAACATACCGGT
This genomic interval from Zobellia roscoffensis contains the following:
- a CDS encoding short chain dehydrogenase yields the protein MKILIIGGHGTIGTKVAAHFSQENEVLIAGRTTGDFLVDIKDSSSISKMFEQAGLFDAIICIAGEAKWDNFDDLTEDDFHIGLNSKLMGQVNLVGIGQKFLAPQGSITLSTGILADDPVAMTTSAAMVNGAIHSFVQAVALEIENGVRVNAVSSGMVEDAYEKYKDYFPGHNPIPMKKVINGYVRSVNGKGHGEVIRIYN
- a CDS encoding 3-keto-disaccharide hydrolase encodes the protein MKIKITSIITLALFLSALLSLSAQESKVEWANPFPKGELGTSYTITPNELTDNQKLFEIKKNKIEVLYTWKGDEAPFGMITTNKEYSHFNLELEYKWGERKFAPRLEAKRDAGIVFHIKGEKVVWPTCLECQIQEGDTGDLWVIKGPKVSWFQKDGSEKLLDSSGKKTYIEGDKYGNHEVDGWNKVRVEVRGSKSAKFFENGQLVNELKDFLNADDTPLEKGNIALQAEGSEIIYRNIKIQELK
- a CDS encoding CBU_0592 family membrane protein, whose translation is MKLLIDIFGWVGSGLIILAYAITMMENKKYLGYSKYLNLLGGLLIATNCYYYSAIPPFVSNMLWSIIATLTIYKTRRKGPKQNNRKRLT
- a CDS encoding sulfatase-like hydrolase/transferase → MLCIYAAATVSGWAQEQPNFIFILTDDQQYGLMGCTGNTIVKTPNLDKLASDGVLFTNAHITTAICTPSRASILTSQFERKHGINFNSGTSMSKEGWNNTYPMVMRENGYYTGWVGKNHVPVGEGGYDSGLMEKSFDYWYAGHGHLGFYPKDRHSIFKDAKNDTQVEVVGEGIQDFLSNEQKLGGAIKFIDNRPTDKPFMLSVCFNLPHGAGTGSMQMRDSDDEIYKTLYRDQNIPLPENYVARKDIKAPKLPAEIHHAEDRQVGYDYVDTPEGFRERYIRQMEAMTGIDRLLGELRQTLKDQKIDKNTVIVFTSDHGLFMGQFGLGGKALCYEETTHVPMIIFNPNTKKSKRGKTSDALVQSIDIAPTMMTMAGVAIPDTYQGKNLTHLLAGEEEEVRPFLYTENLWSTQFGNPRCESVQDHEWKYIRYYKNENFSALKKIATAKAMGINTSAMLYKVHDPDIAVYRDYADGPLNGEPAVYEELFNLKKDPKETTNLASDASNKSKLEELRKVWKTEITNARGTGFPKVLRYTSDSEGERGVIIEPK
- the thiD gene encoding bifunctional hydroxymethylpyrimidine kinase/phosphomethylpyrimidine kinase: MNSTYNSVLTIAGSDSGGCAGIQADIKSISANGAFAASVITATTAQNTQGVFDIHPIPVSHIRKQLIAVLEDIDFGAIKIGMLHSAEVIETVKKTLKEYSVKNIVLDPVMIATSGDRLLNKTAVASLKSFLSDARLITPNIPEAEILIDKKIDSEKLGEAAQEIGETFKTSVLLKGGHLEDSEQMTDTLFLYDTQQVIFIHNPRIKTKNTHGTGCTLSSAIAAQLSLELTLEEAVINACSYLNEAITQGKDKTLGKGNGPVQHFPK
- a CDS encoding ArsR/SmtB family transcription factor — encoded protein: MQIMEWLREPENNFPPHISIDHFNDGVCATYIHEKSRLSQSTISNYLTNMEKCGLLVMTRHGKWSYFKRNEALITEFAKYLL
- a CDS encoding sulfatase-like hydrolase/transferase, with the protein product MKNTKLLFTFALGFLTALPSVAQEKKPNIIVVLTDDQGWADVGFNGATDIPTPNLDKLASQGVIFDNGYVSHPYCSPSRAGLLTGRYQARFGHDCNMPYKAENDDTVGTPLSEKMIPEALKERGYRTSAIGKWHLGDHSSLHPTQQGFDHWFGFAGGGMNYWGVPDGPIKTIVRNGKPVPQNELRYLTDDFTNEAIDFITKKDDKPFFMYLAYNAPHAPDHATQQYLENTKHIEYGGRSIYAAMVNAVDANVGRIDSTLVANGMKENTILVFLSDNGGRTEHADNRPYRGHKGMLFEGGIKVPFFITWPEKLKAGQHYEKPISSLDLFPTFLEAAGGDVTKETQLDGTTLLPYILDGKTGTPHEKLFWRSVGGFEYAVRIGDYKLYKSSYKNKTLLFNLKSDPWERTDIADKHPEKIAELEKAYTAWDAKNLVPGWLDPHRENVLKEEKALQGMRKKAQGPTGK
- a CDS encoding alpha-L-fucosidase, with the protein product MKNKIALLLLLGLMAVTNAQEKFEPEWENLKQHKATPEWFADAKLGVYFHWGVYNVPANGNEWYGRFMYESDRQKSWGKDVYDYHTKTYGRDVDYHDFIPQWKAEKFSAERWVDMFENMGAKFIGTIAEHHDGFSLWESDVNPWNSFDKGPKIDVVKQIGDEVKKRNLKFMTTFHHGFHMHFYPKKENSFLRPVSMHAVTYANPEVPQEDEYRILYGNTTYKEECDIWLGKLNEVINSYSPDYIWMDFAQGYIQEDYRKQFLANYFNKAKEQNKEVVVNTKGSFFPTDLAVVNLERATVIDIAPEVWVTDFQLGSSWGYNKDKRTALDPKKAIRILAEVVSKNGVMILAAAPMAKGIIPEEQAIAMEGIGAWLKLYGEAIYYTRPFVAYGQGPTEMKRNPEDEWNAYGAIKAGLYDLNSKDIRYTKNNKTVYAIQLGWPGENKQTVLTAFANKAKDMNVKSVSVLGSKQKIKWEKTEEGLTVTSPRKMPAEAEAALVYKITLK